The region GCATGCCGGCTCGCGCCGCGCCCGGGAAGGCGCCGCGGGCACGCGCCGGCTCCGCCTTGTCTTGAACCGGGCACTCCGACGGGTTTTACGTAGTTCTCTGTAATTGCTTAGGGTCATCCCCCTCATTCATACTGCATGAGCTTCAATTATTCATTCCGACTTCGCGAATCCCTAACCCTCGGATGCGAAGTCCGCTGCAGCGGGAAAATGCCTTTCCATCGGTCTATCGAGCCGTCAACGGCAACGGTACCGGCATTGCGCGGTACGTCGGGCGTGCGTGACCAGGGTGCATCCGGATCGTAGATCTCGGAAGAATCCCTGGTGTGTTTATTCGACAAGGGTACAGATGAAGACCGATAGTGGCTCGAAATCCGCCGAGCGCAGCCTGCCCAAGGCGCCCACCGGCATCCAGGGGCTTGACGAGGTCACCGGCGGCGGGCTCCCGCGCGGCCGCCCCACGCTGGTGTGCGGCAGCGCCGGATGCGGCAAGACCCTGCTGGGGATGGAGTTCCTCGTGCGGGGAGCGATGCATTACAACGAGCCGGGAGTGTTCGTGGCCTTCGAGGAGAACGCCCAGGAGCTAGGGCAGAACGTGCGCTCGCTCGGCTTCGACCTGGACGACCTGATCAAGCGCAAGAAGCTGATGGTCGACTTCGTGCGCATCGAGCGCGGCGAAATCGAGGAGGCGGGGGAGTACGACCTCGAGGGGCTGTTCATCCGCATCGGCCACGCCATCGATACCGTCAAGGCAAAGCGCATCGTGCTCGATACCATCGAGGCCCTGTTCAGCGGGCTGCAGAACACCGGGATCCTGCGCGCCGAGCTGCGGCGTCTGTTCCGCTGGCTCAAGGACCGTGGGGTGACCGCAGTGATCACCGGGGAGAGGGGGGAGGGGACCCTGACGCGGCACGGAATGGAAGAGTATGTCTCCGATTGCGTCATCCTCCTGGATCACCGCGTCGTCGACCAGGTTTCCACCCGGCGGCTGCGCGTGGTCAAGTACCGCGGATCGGCCCACGGCACCAACGAGTACCCGTTCCTCATCGACGAGGACGGCTTCAGCGTGCTGCCGATCACCTCGCTCGGGCTGCAGCATGCGGTCAGCGACGAGCGGATTTCGACCGGCATCGACCGGCTCGACGCCATGCTGCACGGCGGCGGCTACTACCGCGGCAGCACCGTCATGGTCTCGGGGACGGCGGGCAGCGGCAAGAGCAGCATCGCCGCCCACCTGGCGCGGGAAACCTGCAGGCGCGGCAAGCGCTGCCTGTATCTCGCTTTCGAGGAGTCTCCTCTGCAGATCGTGCGCAACATGCGCTCCATCGGCATCGACCTGGAGCCGTACGTCCGCAAAGGCCTGCTCCGCTTTCACGCGACGCGCTCCGGCGTCCATGGCCTGGAGATGCACCTGGCGACGATCCACAAGCTGGTTCAGGAGGTCAAGCCGGAGGTGGTGATCGTGGATCCGATCAGCAACCTGAGCCAGGGAGCCAACCGGCGGGACTCGACGGCGATGCTGACACGCCTGATCGACTTCCTCAAAGGCATGGAGGTCACCGCCCTGCTGACCTGCATGACCACCGATGCCGACCAGGAGA is a window of Candidatus Polarisedimenticolia bacterium DNA encoding:
- the kaiC gene encoding circadian clock protein KaiC, giving the protein MKTDSGSKSAERSLPKAPTGIQGLDEVTGGGLPRGRPTLVCGSAGCGKTLLGMEFLVRGAMHYNEPGVFVAFEENAQELGQNVRSLGFDLDDLIKRKKLMVDFVRIERGEIEEAGEYDLEGLFIRIGHAIDTVKAKRIVLDTIEALFSGLQNTGILRAELRRLFRWLKDRGVTAVITGERGEGTLTRHGMEEYVSDCVILLDHRVVDQVSTRRLRVVKYRGSAHGTNEYPFLIDEDGFSVLPITSLGLQHAVSDERISTGIDRLDAMLHGGGYYRGSTVMVSGTAGSGKSSIAAHLARETCRRGKRCLYLAFEESPLQIVRNMRSIGIDLEPYVRKGLLRFHATRSGVHGLEMHLATIHKLVQEVKPEVVIVDPISNLSQGANRRDSTAMLTRLIDFLKGMEVTALLTCMTTDADQEKTDIFISSLVDTWLLLRDIELGGERNRAMYVLKSRGMAHSNQIREFLLTDRGIELAEVYLGEAGVLTGSARMAQEAREAAVALRRQQEIDAKRRELNRKREALEAHILVLRKEFEAEEEEAKRVIGQERARAEVIRKDRDRMAASRKADEGVSTVEPGPRSRNGKGVVHEKAAQNRRAGTNDRKRGSLGAAALRRRPDAEVRRGLREPQKTV